In one Curtobacterium citreum genomic region, the following are encoded:
- a CDS encoding SseB family protein yields MTGLENPELDARLGRALVDPSALGEFVDSFVPSPLLVPMHIDGETAYPIVTHRDDGPALAVFTGEQHSLQIDLPTANDVVVLTGARVIGIAVPDSGILVNPGPRELHLPAALVAHVHPQIPAELLAPRTTPTEQSGQPEPAGSIVATQQAQSTLAGNAYRWLAQGGTFDSADFFVGFCGSEHTARGAVVSAGQTTPVQVPDPMVDEFRVLRRSAAEPEKGTWIGAELHLTSAGSFSYSFVYDDRLDFGAADPRVPRTDADPVPGLDAWRGEFAAQGRNARFIPEWAH; encoded by the coding sequence ATGACCGGCCTGGAGAACCCGGAACTCGACGCCCGGCTCGGCCGCGCCCTGGTCGACCCGTCAGCACTCGGTGAGTTCGTGGACAGCTTCGTCCCGAGTCCGCTCCTGGTGCCGATGCACATCGACGGCGAGACGGCCTACCCGATCGTGACGCACCGGGACGACGGCCCTGCCCTGGCCGTGTTCACCGGCGAGCAGCACAGCCTGCAGATCGACCTGCCGACCGCCAACGACGTGGTCGTCCTGACGGGCGCACGGGTCATCGGGATCGCCGTCCCCGACAGCGGCATCCTGGTCAACCCGGGTCCGCGGGAACTGCACCTGCCGGCCGCCCTCGTGGCGCACGTGCACCCGCAGATCCCGGCCGAACTGCTGGCACCACGGACGACCCCCACGGAACAGTCCGGGCAGCCCGAACCGGCAGGGTCGATCGTCGCCACGCAGCAGGCTCAGTCGACGCTCGCTGGCAACGCGTACCGGTGGCTGGCACAGGGTGGCACCTTCGACTCGGCGGACTTCTTCGTGGGGTTCTGCGGGAGCGAACACACAGCGCGTGGCGCAGTCGTCTCCGCAGGACAGACCACCCCGGTGCAGGTGCCGGACCCGATGGTCGACGAGTTCCGCGTGCTCCGGCGTTCCGCGGCCGAACCGGAGAAGGGAACCTGGATCGGCGCCGAGCTCCACCTGACCTCGGCCGGATCGTTCTCGTACTCGTTCGTGTACGACGACCGACTCGACTTCGGAGCTGCCGATCCCCGCGTTCCCCGAACCGACGCAGATCCGGTTCCGGGACTCGATGCCTGGCGCGGGGAGTTCGCCGCTCAGGGGCGCAACGCGCGGTTCATCCCGGAGTGGGCACACTGA
- a CDS encoding DNA/RNA non-specific endonuclease, whose translation MGDDGVERTVRQYDSGSKGAWNTDLYHKAIEANTRYEIDGGKWVYETDEHARVVHAEGHLDQVVKELENRSRHGGQQTAAGGADRLRVDHGGHIFATLFGGPGEGINLTAQWSKVNLGAYKALENQWATAIDSGRSVRVEVNLTYPDGLRPSRYDVEYQIGDGPIRSARFSNAPTP comes from the coding sequence GTGGGGGACGACGGCGTCGAGCGGACGGTGCGCCAGTACGACTCCGGCAGCAAGGGGGCGTGGAACACCGACCTGTACCACAAGGCGATCGAGGCGAACACGCGGTACGAGATCGATGGCGGCAAGTGGGTCTACGAGACCGACGAGCACGCACGGGTCGTGCACGCCGAGGGTCACCTCGACCAGGTGGTCAAGGAGCTCGAGAACCGGTCTCGGCACGGTGGGCAACAGACTGCCGCGGGAGGGGCGGACCGTTTGCGTGTCGACCACGGCGGCCACATCTTCGCGACGCTCTTCGGCGGTCCGGGTGAGGGCATCAACCTCACGGCGCAGTGGAGCAAGGTCAACCTCGGAGCGTACAAGGCCCTCGAGAATCAGTGGGCGACGGCGATCGACTCCGGCAGATCGGTCCGTGTCGAAGTGAACCTGACGTACCCGGACGGACTCCGGCCGTCCAGGTACGATGTGGAATACCAGATCGGTGACGGCCCGATTCGATCGGCCCGGTTCTCGAACGCCCCGACCCCATGA
- a CDS encoding HdeD family acid-resistance protein produces MDSRAVRTFRVFVVVTAVVAVVLGIVAIVWPRPSLVLVALVFGVYLVVAGALRVFAAVRGHGTPPAWRWTSGIVGVLVGLAGLLTLVDPAIPLLVYAVLAGIAFLVEGIAALVGAVVGHPGSSRVPTVVSGVLSILGGVVVLVAPGLALTVFTVFSGIALVVVGAAALLLLPPRAAMRR; encoded by the coding sequence GTGGATTCCCGTGCCGTCCGCACGTTCCGAGTGTTCGTCGTCGTGACGGCCGTGGTGGCCGTCGTCCTCGGGATCGTCGCGATCGTCTGGCCCCGCCCCTCGCTCGTGCTCGTCGCCCTCGTGTTCGGCGTGTACCTCGTGGTGGCCGGGGCGCTGCGGGTGTTCGCCGCCGTCCGGGGGCACGGCACCCCACCAGCGTGGCGCTGGACCTCGGGCATCGTCGGGGTCCTCGTCGGGCTCGCCGGCCTCCTGACGCTCGTCGACCCGGCGATCCCGCTGCTCGTCTACGCCGTGCTCGCCGGGATCGCGTTCCTGGTCGAGGGCATCGCTGCCCTCGTCGGCGCCGTGGTCGGGCACCCCGGTTCCTCACGGGTCCCGACGGTCGTGAGCGGCGTGCTGTCGATCCTCGGCGGCGTCGTGGTCCTCGTCGCCCCCGGACTCGCCCTCACCGTCTTCACGGTCTTCTCGGGGATCGCCCTCGTCGTGGTCGGCGCCGCCGCGCTCCTGCTCCTGCCGCCCCGCGCGGCGATGCGACGCTGA
- a CDS encoding VIT1/CCC1 transporter family protein, with the protein MGGVSLQDENRSAPTATDVRRWRRYLADERAEAAVYRNLAARRTGEEREILAALAEAEGRHEQHWIDLLGDRAGRPLRGSWRTRVLAALAKRFGSVFVLALMQRAEDRSPYADDDDATARMAADERIHGEVVRGLANRGRMRLSGTFRAAVFGANDGLVSNLALIIGISASGADRHFVLLSGVAGLLAGALSMGAGEYVSVRSQRELLDASAPHPEAGQAVADLDVDANELALVYRARGMTEIEAQAHADEVLGGRTVPSATGPDEHEAVGNGMSAAVSSFLFFASGAVIPVLPYLFGLEGWAAVLLAALLVGIALLGTGAVVGVLSGASPLRRALRQLAIGFGAAAVTYGLGLLFGTGSA; encoded by the coding sequence ATCGGTGGGGTGAGCCTCCAGGACGAGAACCGTTCCGCACCCACCGCGACGGACGTGCGTCGCTGGCGCCGCTACCTGGCCGACGAGCGGGCGGAGGCCGCCGTCTACCGGAACCTCGCCGCGCGACGGACGGGTGAGGAGCGCGAGATCCTCGCGGCCCTCGCCGAGGCGGAGGGCCGGCACGAGCAGCACTGGATCGACCTGCTCGGCGACCGGGCGGGGCGGCCGCTGCGGGGGAGTTGGCGGACCCGGGTGCTCGCCGCGCTGGCGAAGCGGTTCGGCTCGGTGTTCGTGCTCGCGCTCATGCAGCGTGCCGAGGACCGCTCGCCGTACGCCGACGACGACGACGCCACGGCGCGGATGGCCGCCGACGAGCGGATCCACGGCGAGGTGGTCCGCGGGCTGGCGAACCGGGGGCGGATGCGCCTGTCCGGGACGTTCCGGGCGGCGGTGTTCGGCGCGAACGACGGTCTCGTGTCGAACCTGGCGCTCATCATCGGCATCAGTGCGTCCGGCGCCGACCGGCACTTCGTCCTGCTGAGCGGCGTCGCGGGTCTGCTCGCCGGTGCGCTGTCGATGGGCGCGGGGGAGTACGTCTCCGTGCGGTCGCAGCGGGAGCTGCTCGACGCCTCGGCGCCGCACCCCGAGGCCGGGCAGGCCGTCGCCGACCTCGACGTCGACGCGAACGAGCTGGCGCTGGTCTACCGGGCACGCGGGATGACCGAGATCGAGGCGCAGGCGCACGCGGACGAGGTCCTCGGCGGGCGGACGGTGCCGTCGGCGACCGGCCCGGACGAACACGAGGCGGTCGGCAACGGCATGAGCGCGGCGGTGTCGAGCTTCCTGTTCTTCGCGTCGGGTGCGGTGATCCCGGTGCTGCCGTACCTGTTCGGGCTCGAGGGGTGGGCGGCTGTGCTGCTCGCGGCGCTGCTCGTCGGGATCGCGCTGCTCGGGACGGGCGCGGTCGTCGGGGTGCTCAGCGGAGCGTCGCCGCTGCGTCGGGCCCTGCGGCAGCTCGCGATCGGGTTCGGTGCGGCCGCGGTGACGTACGGACTCGGCCTGCTGTTCGGGACGGGGAGCGCGTAG
- the pyk gene encoding pyruvate kinase, protein MRRAKIVSTLGPATSEYETVKEIIEAGVDVARLNLSHGDYSVHEANYENVRRAAEELGKPVAILVDLQGPKIRLARFADGPHELAVGDVFTITTEDVPGSKEICGTTFKGLPQDVKPGDPLLIDDGRVRLRVLDTDGVRVRTEVVVAGTVSNNKGINLPGVAVNVPALSEKDEADLRWAIRQGADLIALSFVRNAADVDRAHEIMDEEGKRLPVIAKIEKPQAVDALEEIIDAFDSIMVARGDLGVELPLEAVPIVQKRAVELSRRMAKPVIVATQMLESMISSPIPTRAETSDVANAVLDGADAVMLSGETSVGEYPVQTVRTMARIVESTEDHGLERIAPLGTKPRTLGGAITLAAVEIAEFTEASYLCVFTESGDSARRMSRLRHGLPIIAFTPNEATRRRMALTWGVRSFLVDRKTHTDELFSQVDDVLLENGLAAPGDRVIVTAGSPPGIEGSTNDLRVHRVGDAHAEAAPAYVRD, encoded by the coding sequence TTGAGACGCGCAAAGATCGTTTCGACGCTCGGACCCGCCACGTCGGAGTACGAGACCGTCAAGGAGATCATCGAAGCGGGCGTCGACGTCGCCCGCCTCAACCTCAGCCACGGTGACTACAGCGTCCACGAGGCCAACTACGAGAACGTCCGTCGCGCCGCCGAGGAGCTCGGCAAGCCGGTCGCGATCCTCGTCGACCTGCAGGGCCCGAAGATCCGCCTCGCCCGGTTCGCGGACGGCCCCCACGAGCTCGCCGTCGGTGACGTCTTCACCATCACGACCGAGGACGTGCCCGGCTCGAAGGAGATCTGCGGCACGACGTTCAAGGGCCTGCCCCAGGACGTGAAGCCCGGCGACCCGCTGCTCATCGACGACGGCCGGGTGCGGCTCCGCGTGCTCGACACCGACGGCGTGCGCGTGCGCACCGAGGTCGTCGTCGCCGGCACCGTCTCGAACAACAAGGGCATCAACCTGCCCGGCGTCGCGGTCAACGTGCCCGCGCTGAGCGAGAAGGACGAGGCCGACCTCCGCTGGGCGATCCGCCAGGGCGCCGACCTCATCGCGCTGTCGTTCGTGCGCAACGCCGCCGACGTCGACCGCGCGCACGAGATCATGGACGAGGAGGGCAAGCGCCTCCCCGTCATCGCGAAGATCGAGAAGCCGCAGGCCGTCGACGCCCTCGAGGAGATCATCGACGCGTTCGACAGCATCATGGTCGCCCGCGGTGACCTCGGCGTCGAGCTCCCGCTCGAGGCCGTCCCGATCGTGCAGAAGCGCGCCGTCGAGCTGAGCCGCCGCATGGCGAAGCCGGTCATCGTCGCGACGCAGATGCTCGAGTCGATGATCTCGTCGCCGATCCCCACCCGTGCCGAGACCTCCGACGTCGCGAACGCCGTCCTCGACGGTGCGGACGCGGTCATGCTCTCGGGCGAGACCAGCGTCGGCGAGTACCCGGTGCAGACCGTCCGCACGATGGCCCGCATCGTCGAGTCCACCGAGGACCACGGCCTCGAGCGCATCGCCCCGCTCGGCACCAAGCCGCGCACGCTCGGAGGTGCGATCACCCTCGCCGCGGTCGAGATCGCCGAGTTCACCGAGGCGTCGTACCTCTGCGTCTTCACCGAGTCCGGCGACTCGGCCCGCCGCATGTCGCGTCTGCGCCACGGTCTGCCGATCATCGCGTTCACCCCGAACGAGGCCACGCGTCGCCGCATGGCCCTCACGTGGGGCGTCCGTTCGTTCCTGGTCGACCGGAAGACCCACACCGACGAGCTCTTCTCGCAGGTGGACGACGTCCTCCTCGAGAACGGCCTGGCCGCCCCCGGCGACCGCGTCATCGTGACGGCCGGTTCGCCTCCCGGCATCGAGGGCTCGACGAACGACCTCCGCGTGCACCGCGTCGGCGACGCGCACGCCGAGGCCGCCCCGGCCTACGTGCGCGACTGA
- a CDS encoding glutamate synthase subunit beta, whose amino-acid sequence MADPKGFLKVQERELPARRPVPVRLMDWKEVYEQQESGALKRQAGRCMDCGVPFCHQGCPLGNLIPEWNDLTWRGEGRQAIERLHATNNFPEFTGRLCPAPCEASCVLGINQPPVTIKQVEVSIIDEAFQNGWVTPHPPERLTGKTVAVVGSGPAGLAAAQQLTRAGHTVAVYERDDRIGGLLRYGIPDFKMEKRQIDARLAQMQAEGTRFRAGVEIGVDITWDDLKSRYDAVVVATGATVPRDLPIPGRDLAGVQYAMDYLVQQNKTNAGTTVDNQVTAEGKHVVVIGGGDTGADCIGTAHRQGALSVTNLAIGKQPPLERPSDQPWPMFPTVFEVSSAHEEGGERHYLASTVEFLGNAAGEVRALRVAETEYVDGRRVPKSGTEREIPADLVLIAMGFTGPETETLEPQLGLPTTPSGAVARQADYSTNEPGVFVAGDAGRGQSLIVWAIAEGRAAAAKVDEYLEGSTILPAPVKATDRAISV is encoded by the coding sequence GTGGCTGACCCGAAGGGCTTCCTCAAGGTCCAGGAGCGCGAGCTCCCCGCACGACGACCCGTCCCCGTCCGCCTCATGGACTGGAAAGAGGTCTACGAGCAGCAGGAGTCCGGCGCGCTCAAGCGCCAGGCCGGCCGCTGCATGGACTGCGGCGTCCCGTTCTGCCACCAGGGCTGCCCGCTCGGGAACCTCATCCCCGAGTGGAACGACCTGACGTGGCGCGGCGAGGGCCGCCAGGCGATCGAGCGCCTGCACGCGACGAACAACTTCCCGGAGTTCACGGGTCGGCTCTGCCCGGCACCGTGCGAGGCGTCCTGCGTGCTCGGCATCAACCAGCCGCCGGTCACGATCAAGCAGGTCGAGGTCTCGATCATCGACGAGGCGTTCCAGAACGGCTGGGTCACACCGCACCCGCCGGAGCGCCTGACCGGCAAGACCGTGGCGGTCGTCGGGTCCGGCCCCGCCGGCCTCGCCGCCGCGCAGCAGCTCACGCGCGCCGGCCACACCGTCGCCGTGTACGAGCGCGACGACCGCATCGGCGGCCTGCTCCGCTACGGCATCCCGGACTTCAAGATGGAGAAGCGCCAGATCGACGCGCGCCTCGCCCAGATGCAGGCCGAGGGCACCCGCTTCCGCGCAGGCGTCGAGATCGGCGTCGACATCACCTGGGACGACCTGAAGTCCCGGTACGACGCGGTCGTCGTCGCGACCGGCGCGACCGTCCCGCGCGACCTGCCGATCCCCGGCCGCGACCTGGCCGGCGTGCAGTACGCGATGGACTACCTCGTCCAGCAGAACAAGACGAACGCGGGCACCACGGTCGACAACCAGGTGACCGCCGAGGGCAAGCACGTCGTCGTGATCGGCGGCGGCGACACCGGCGCGGACTGCATCGGCACGGCGCACCGGCAGGGCGCGCTGAGCGTGACGAACCTGGCCATCGGCAAGCAGCCGCCGCTCGAGCGTCCGTCCGACCAGCCGTGGCCGATGTTCCCGACCGTGTTCGAGGTCTCCAGCGCCCACGAGGAGGGCGGCGAGCGGCACTACCTGGCGTCGACCGTCGAGTTCCTCGGGAACGCCGCGGGCGAGGTCCGGGCGCTCCGGGTCGCCGAGACCGAGTACGTCGACGGCCGCCGCGTCCCGAAGAGCGGCACTGAGCGCGAGATCCCCGCCGACCTCGTCCTCATCGCGATGGGCTTCACCGGCCCGGAGACCGAGACGCTCGAGCCGCAGCTCGGGCTGCCGACCACGCCGTCCGGTGCGGTCGCACGCCAGGCCGACTACTCCACCAACGAGCCGGGCGTGTTCGTCGCCGGGGACGCCGGCCGCGGACAGTCGCTCATCGTCTGGGCGATCGCCGAGGGCCGCGCCGCCGCCGCGAAGGTCGACGAGTACCTCGAGGGCTCGACGATCCTGCCGGCACCGGTGAAGGCCACCGACCGTGCCATCTCGGTCTGA
- the gltB gene encoding glutamate synthase large subunit, with amino-acid sequence MALQPHPTPAQAAQRALGQRAPGQRAPGALLPAHRRFSAVPDATGAYDPANEKDACGLAMVATLRGTAGHDIVDAALGALRNLEHRGAVGSDAGTGDGAGILCQVPDAFLRDEVDFELPAAGEYAVGTAYLPTDDDERHAVQGAVERIAREEGLRVLGWRPVPVRPEVLGTLARAAMPAFEQLFVASTRHDVHGAAWSGIALDRQAFRLRKRAEHGLEVYFMSLSSRTMVYKGMVTTLQLEPFYPDLSDERFASKLAIVHSRYSTNTFPSWPLAQPFRTLAHNGEINTVRGNRNWMRARQSQLESELLGDLAPLLPIVSPGASDSASFDETLELLALTGRSLPHAVSMMVPEAWENQVGMDPDLRAFYEYHSMLMEPWDGPAAITFTDGAIVGATLDRNGLRPGRFLVTDDGLIVMGSETGVLDVPPGKVVRKGRLRPGRMFVVDTEAGRIIEDDEVKRDLAASGPWAQWLDEGRINLSDLPDREHIVHTPASVTRRQRAFGYTEEEVRILLRPMAQTGAEPLGAMGSDTPIAVLSERPRLLFDYFTQQFAQVTNPPLDSIREQVITSMGMGLGPERNLLDAGPEHAKQITLDFPVIDNDELAKIQHFETASGRHLTVTIKGLYRVDAGKKAMQKRIAAVCDEVDAAIESGKQFIVLSDRDGNAEQAPVPSLLLLAAVHHHLIRTEQRMKVGLIVEAGDVREVHHVATLIGYGASAINPYLAMETCENLVRSGMITGLTPEQAVKNVIKALGKGVLKIMSKMGISTVSSYAGAQAFEAVGLSQEFVDKYFTGTSSILGGVGIEVIAKENAERHAQAYPQDGAVLSHERLQTGGEYQWRREGPPHLFNPDTVFRLQHATRARRYDIFREYSRAVDDQSEDLMTLRGLFRFRHGVRQPIPLDEVEPIESIVKRFNTGAMSYGSISQEAHETLAIAMNRLGARSNTGEGGEDVERLLDPERRSAIKQVASGRFGVTSMYLTHATDIQLKMAQGAKPGEGGQLPPTKVYPWVARTRHATAGVGLISPPPHHDIYSIEDLKQLIFDVKRANPSARVHVKLVSQSGIGAVAAGVTKALADVVLVSGHDGGTGASPLNSLKHAGTPWEIGLAETQQTLMLNGMRDRVVVQVDGQMKTGRDVVVAALLGAEEYGFATAPLVVEGCILMRVCHLDTCPVGVATQNPELRKRFLGKPEFVVNFFEFIAQEVRELLAELGFRSLDEAIGQVDALDTDRAVEHWKASGLDLAPVLHGPEFGRDEPRRHLRDQDHELDEHFDVRLIHETADVLEHGGSIALDLPIRNTERAVGTMLGHEVTLRHGEHGLPAGSIDITLRGSAGQSLGAFLPAGITLRLVGDSNDYVGKGLSGGSIVVRPDSESAFEASENVIAGNVIGYGATQGSMFIRGVVGERFLVRNSGATAVVEGVGDHALEYMTGGLALILGETGRNLGAGMSGGTAYVLGLRREHVNTDALATGELRLEELDSADVEIVTDLLRQHHDETGSTVAGDLLESGDLSAFVKVLPRDYAAVLETRQQAVDEGLDPDGDIVWNRILEVTGG; translated from the coding sequence ATGGCGCTCCAGCCACACCCGACCCCCGCCCAGGCCGCGCAGCGTGCACTCGGTCAGCGTGCACCCGGTCAGCGTGCACCCGGCGCACTCCTGCCCGCGCACCGGCGCTTCTCCGCCGTGCCGGACGCGACCGGCGCGTACGACCCGGCGAACGAGAAGGACGCCTGCGGTCTCGCGATGGTGGCGACCCTGCGCGGGACGGCCGGCCATGACATCGTCGACGCCGCACTCGGTGCACTGCGCAACCTCGAGCACCGCGGTGCCGTGGGATCGGACGCGGGCACCGGCGACGGCGCGGGCATCCTGTGCCAGGTGCCGGACGCGTTCCTGCGCGACGAGGTCGACTTCGAGCTGCCGGCAGCGGGGGAGTACGCGGTCGGGACGGCCTACCTGCCGACCGACGACGACGAGCGGCACGCGGTGCAGGGTGCCGTCGAGCGGATCGCGCGCGAAGAGGGGCTCCGGGTGCTCGGCTGGCGTCCGGTGCCGGTCCGCCCCGAGGTCCTCGGCACGCTCGCCCGCGCGGCGATGCCGGCGTTCGAGCAGCTCTTCGTGGCGTCCACCCGGCACGACGTGCACGGTGCCGCGTGGAGCGGGATCGCCCTCGACCGTCAGGCCTTCCGCCTCCGCAAGCGCGCGGAGCACGGGCTCGAGGTCTACTTCATGTCGCTGTCGAGCCGGACCATGGTCTACAAGGGCATGGTCACGACGCTCCAACTCGAGCCGTTCTACCCGGACCTCAGCGACGAGCGGTTCGCCTCGAAGCTCGCGATCGTGCACTCGCGCTACTCCACGAACACCTTCCCGTCGTGGCCGCTCGCGCAGCCCTTCCGCACGCTCGCCCACAACGGCGAGATCAACACCGTCCGCGGCAACCGCAACTGGATGCGCGCCCGCCAGTCCCAGCTCGAGAGCGAGCTGCTCGGCGACCTCGCACCGCTGCTGCCGATCGTCAGCCCCGGCGCGAGCGACTCGGCGTCCTTCGACGAGACCCTCGAGCTGCTCGCCCTGACCGGGCGGAGCCTTCCGCACGCGGTCTCGATGATGGTGCCGGAGGCCTGGGAGAACCAGGTCGGCATGGACCCCGACCTGCGGGCGTTCTACGAGTACCACTCGATGCTCATGGAGCCGTGGGACGGCCCCGCCGCGATCACGTTCACCGACGGTGCGATCGTCGGCGCCACGCTCGACCGCAACGGCCTGCGCCCCGGCCGGTTCCTCGTCACCGACGACGGCCTGATCGTGATGGGGTCGGAGACCGGCGTGCTCGACGTGCCGCCGGGCAAGGTCGTCCGCAAGGGCCGCCTGCGCCCCGGTCGGATGTTCGTCGTGGACACCGAGGCCGGTCGGATCATCGAGGACGACGAGGTCAAGCGCGACCTCGCGGCGTCCGGACCCTGGGCCCAGTGGCTCGACGAGGGCCGGATCAACCTGTCCGACCTGCCCGACCGCGAGCACATCGTGCACACGCCCGCGTCGGTCACCCGCCGCCAGCGCGCCTTCGGCTACACCGAGGAAGAAGTCCGCATCCTGCTGCGGCCGATGGCGCAGACCGGCGCCGAGCCGCTCGGTGCGATGGGCTCGGACACGCCGATCGCGGTGCTGTCCGAGCGCCCCCGTCTGCTGTTCGACTACTTCACGCAGCAGTTCGCGCAGGTGACGAACCCGCCGCTCGACTCGATCCGCGAGCAGGTCATCACCTCGATGGGCATGGGCCTCGGCCCGGAGCGCAACCTGCTCGACGCCGGCCCCGAGCACGCGAAGCAGATCACGCTCGACTTCCCGGTCATCGACAACGACGAGCTCGCGAAGATCCAGCACTTCGAGACGGCGTCCGGTCGGCACCTCACCGTGACGATCAAGGGCCTGTACCGCGTCGACGCCGGCAAGAAGGCGATGCAGAAGCGCATCGCCGCGGTGTGCGACGAGGTCGACGCGGCGATCGAGTCCGGCAAGCAGTTCATCGTGCTGTCCGACCGCGACGGCAACGCGGAGCAGGCCCCCGTGCCGAGCCTCCTGCTGCTCGCCGCCGTGCACCACCACCTGATCCGGACCGAGCAGCGCATGAAGGTCGGGCTGATCGTCGAGGCCGGCGACGTGCGCGAGGTCCACCACGTGGCGACCCTGATCGGCTACGGCGCGTCCGCGATCAACCCGTACCTGGCGATGGAGACGTGCGAGAACCTCGTGCGCTCCGGGATGATCACCGGGCTCACCCCCGAGCAGGCCGTGAAGAACGTCATCAAGGCGCTCGGCAAGGGCGTCCTGAAGATCATGTCGAAGATGGGCATCTCGACGGTGTCCAGCTACGCGGGCGCCCAGGCGTTCGAGGCCGTCGGGCTCAGCCAGGAGTTCGTCGACAAGTACTTCACCGGCACCTCGTCGATCCTCGGCGGTGTGGGGATCGAGGTCATCGCGAAGGAGAACGCCGAGCGCCACGCCCAGGCGTATCCGCAGGACGGCGCGGTGCTCTCGCACGAGCGCCTGCAGACCGGCGGCGAGTACCAGTGGCGCCGCGAGGGACCGCCGCACCTGTTCAACCCGGACACGGTGTTCCGCCTGCAGCACGCGACGCGCGCCCGCCGGTACGACATCTTCCGCGAGTACTCCCGGGCGGTCGACGACCAGTCCGAGGACCTCATGACGCTCCGCGGGCTCTTCCGGTTCCGCCACGGCGTCCGGCAGCCGATCCCGCTGGACGAGGTCGAGCCGATCGAGTCGATCGTCAAGCGGTTCAACACCGGTGCGATGTCCTACGGCTCGATCTCGCAAGAGGCGCACGAGACCCTCGCGATCGCGATGAACCGCCTCGGTGCCCGCTCGAACACGGGCGAGGGCGGCGAGGACGTCGAGCGCCTGCTCGACCCGGAGCGTCGCAGCGCGATCAAGCAGGTCGCCTCCGGCCGCTTCGGCGTCACGAGCATGTACCTGACGCACGCCACCGACATCCAGCTGAAGATGGCGCAGGGTGCGAAGCCGGGTGAGGGCGGCCAGCTCCCGCCGACGAAGGTGTACCCCTGGGTCGCGCGGACCCGGCACGCCACCGCGGGCGTCGGGCTCATCTCGCCGCCGCCGCACCACGACATCTACTCGATCGAGGACCTCAAGCAGCTGATCTTCGACGTGAAGCGGGCGAACCCGTCGGCGCGTGTCCATGTCAAGCTCGTGAGCCAGTCCGGCATCGGCGCGGTCGCCGCGGGCGTCACGAAGGCGCTGGCCGACGTCGTGCTCGTCTCGGGGCACGACGGCGGCACGGGTGCCTCCCCGCTCAACTCGTTGAAGCACGCCGGCACCCCGTGGGAGATCGGCCTGGCCGAGACGCAGCAGACGCTCATGCTGAACGGCATGCGCGACCGCGTCGTGGTGCAGGTCGACGGGCAGATGAAGACCGGGCGCGACGTGGTCGTGGCCGCGCTGCTCGGGGCAGAGGAGTACGGCTTCGCGACCGCACCGCTCGTGGTCGAGGGCTGCATCCTCATGCGGGTCTGCCACCTCGACACGTGCCCGGTGGGCGTCGCGACGCAGAACCCGGAGCTCCGGAAGCGCTTCTTGGGCAAGCCCGAGTTCGTCGTGAACTTCTTCGAGTTCATCGCTCAAGAAGTCCGCGAGCTCCTCGCCGAGCTCGGCTTCCGCAGCCTGGACGAGGCGATCGGCCAGGTCGACGCGCTCGACACCGACCGTGCCGTCGAGCACTGGAAGGCGTCCGGTCTCGACCTCGCGCCGGTGCTGCACGGCCCGGAGTTCGGTCGCGACGAGCCCCGTCGCCACCTGCGCGACCAGGACCACGAGCTCGACGAGCACTTCGACGTCCGGCTGATCCACGAGACCGCCGACGTGCTCGAGCACGGGGGGTCGATCGCGCTGGACCTGCCGATCCGCAACACGGAGCGCGCCGTCGGCACGATGCTCGGGCACGAGGTCACGCTCCGCCACGGCGAGCACGGCCTGCCCGCCGGGTCGATCGACATCACGCTCCGCGGGTCCGCCGGGCAGTCGCTCGGTGCGTTCCTGCCCGCCGGCATCACGCTCCGGCTCGTGGGCGACAGCAACGACTACGTCGGCAAGGGGCTGTCGGGTGGCTCGATCGTCGTGCGCCCGGACTCGGAGTCCGCGTTCGAGGCGTCCGAGAACGTCATCGCCGGCAACGTCATCGGGTACGGCGCGACCCAGGGCAGCATGTTCATCCGCGGTGTCGTGGGCGAGCGCTTCCTGGTCCGGAACTCCGGGGCGACCGCGGTCGTCGAGGGCGTGGGCGACCACGCGCTCGAGTACATGACCGGCGGTCTGGCGCTCATCCTCGGCGAGACCGGCCGGAACCTCGGCGCCGGCATGTCCGGTGGCACGGCGTACGTCCTGGGGCTCCGTCGCGAGCACGTGAACACCGACGCCCTGGCGACCGGCGAGCTCCGGCTCGAGGAGCTCGACAGCGCCGACGTCGAGATCGTCACGGACCTGCTCCGGCAGCACCACGACGAGACCGGGTCGACCGTGGCGGGCGACCTGCTCGAGTCCGGCGACCTCAGCGCCTTCGTGAAGGTGCTGCCGCGGGACTACGCCGCCGTGCTCGAGACCCGCCAGCAGGCTGTCGACGAGGGGCTCGACCCCGACGGCGACATCGTTTGGAACCGCATCTTGGAGGTGACCGGTGGCTGA